A genomic window from Pagrus major chromosome 23, Pma_NU_1.0 includes:
- the tob2 gene encoding protein Tob2, which produces MHLEVKVALNFIVSYLYNKLPRRRADLFGEELERILVSRFEGHWYPEAPLRGSAFRCIHLGAPRDPVVELAAKRSGLDTEEVRANVPAELSVWIDPYEVSYQIGEKGAVKVLYLEDPPGLGCDSERAEGVIREGKGDPEAEEAKSLGFNPDAQVFVPIGSQASPALMPSLSSSPTPMSAQPCPGLFSYPSSSTPTDPAAHSSNTSTPSPPSGGLPYLSTQQPPSALPAARPQPITFTTASFAATKFGSTKMKKCSGAGSAANSAVVIPPAQRMLSRSPTTISAPELLKHKPLSLSLHSLGGPIASQLSPNAKEFVYPGSPGPLYFDADTQPMQPHASPFQPPHTVNTHPSFDPFSSPPPAQSVGIIGSNGGIPYMEKPPFVEGLGSYNLQYPSQSFQPVVLAN; this is translated from the coding sequence ATGCATCTTGAAGTTAAGGTCGCCCTCAACTTCATCGTGTCCTACCTGTACAACAAGCTGCCTCGGCGTAGAGCTGACCTGTTtggggaggagctggagaggataCTGGTGTCTCGTTTTGAGGGTCACTGGTACCCTGAAGCCCCTCTCAGGGGTTCCGCCTTTCGCTGCATCCACCTGGGAGCACCAAGGGATCCCGTGGTGGAGTTGGCCGCCAAGAGAAGCGGACTGGACACGGAGGAAGTGCGTGCAAATGTTCCTGCAGAGCTCAGTGTGTGGATTGACCCTTACGAGGTATCCTACCAGATTGGAGAGAAGGGGGCAGTGAAGGTTCTCTACCTGGAAGACCCTCCAGGCCTTGGCTGTGACAGCGAGAGGGCTGAGGGGGTGATCAGAGAGGGTAAAGGAGAtccagaggcagaggaggccaAGAGTCTGGGCTTCAACCCAGATGCTCAGGTGTTTGTGCCAATTGGAAGCCAGGCGTCTCCTGCCCTCATGCCGTCGCTCTCCAGCTCTCCCACACCTATGTCTGCCCAGCCCTGTCCCGGGCTCTTCAGCTACCCCAGCTCCAGCACCCCCACCGACCCTGCTGCCCACTCTTCCAACACCTCTACCCCTTCTCCTCCCAGCGGCGGGTTGCCCTACCTCTCCACTCAGCAGCCACCCTCCGCTCTTCCCGCTGCCCGCCCTCAGCCCATCACGTTTACCACCGCCAGCTTCGCCGCCACGAAATTCGGCTCGACCAAGATGAAGAAGTGCAGTGGGGCTGGATCGGCAGCTAACTCTGCGGTCGTCATACCTCCTGCCCAGAGAATGCTCTCCCGCTCTCCCACCACCATCTCGGCACCAGAGCTACTCAAGCACAagcccctctccctctccttgcACTCCCTCGGAGGTCCCATCGCCAGCCAGCTCTCACCCAACGCCAAAGAGTTTGTCTACCCAGGATCCCCAGGCCCCCTTTACTTCGATGCTGACACCCAGCCCATGCAGCCTCACGCCAGCCCATTCCAACCCCCCCACACTGTTAACACCCATCCGTCGTTTGACCCCTTCTCCAGCCCTCCTCCCGCCCAGAGCGTGGGCATCATCGGCAGCAATGGAGGAATCCCCTACATGGAGAAGCCGCCGTTCGTTGAGGGTTTAGGAAGCTACAACCTGCAATATCCTAGCCAGTCCTTCCAGCCTGTTGTGCTGGCCAACTAA
- the tefb gene encoding TEF transcription factor, PAR bZIP family member b isoform X1, which produces MPGKAAVTVALQPSGNDATAAPQKSFPFVLKKIMDIPPPNILEEGDDEIEKEKLCSSEDVEGGGAVAVGAGGGSRGGGGGGGSGGVSASLTPAIWEKTIPYDGETFHLEYMDLDEFLLENGIPVTLEEEELQKTFASVMGKGKSIPKVTATATTTTPTTTPAADAASVSTSESSPSVSAAVTDPGPEETVTVTTLQPAKLEEEEEEEEEEEEEEEEEGQDDDSMCEEATAEVEVKQKKTERNTPSPIDPEAIEVDINFQPDPTDLVLSSVPGGELFNPRKHKFSDEELKPQPMIKKAKKVFVPDEQKDDKYWSRRKKNNVAAKRSRDARRLKENQITVRASFLERENAALRQQVAELRKDCGRCKNILVRYEAKYGPL; this is translated from the exons ATGCCTGGCAAAGCCGCGGTGACAGTGGCGCTCCAGCCCAGCGGTAACGACGCTACGGCGGCTCCGCAGAAGTCCTTCccttttgttttaaagaaaatcatGGACATTCCGCCTCCTAACATCCTGGAGGAAGGCGACGACG AAATAGAGAAAGAGAAGCTGTGCTCATCTGAGGATGTGGAGGGAGGCGGGGCTGTGGCAGTCGGTGCTGGTGGAGGTTCaagaggaggaggcggtggtGGCGGCAGTGGAGGTGTATCAGCCTCCTTGACCCCAGCCATTTGGGAGAAGACCATTCCCTATGATGGAGAGACCTTCCACTTGGAGTACATGGACCTGGATGAGTTCCTCCTGGAGAACGGGATCCctgtcaccctggaggaggaggagctgcagaagaCTTTCGCCTCAGTGATGGGCAAAGGCAAATCCATCCCCAAGGTTACTGCCAcagctactactactactcctaCTACTACTCCTGCTGCTGATGCAGCTTCTGTCTCCACCTCAGAatcctccccctctgtctcgGCTGCTGTTACTGATCCAGGTCCAGAGGAAACGGTGACCGTCACTACATTACAACCAGCTAaactagaagaagaagaagaggaggaggaggaggaggaggaggaagaagaagaggaaggacaAGATGATGACTCTATGTGTGAGGAGGCAACAGCAGAAGTGGAagtcaaacaaaagaaaacag AACGTAACACTCCTTCCCCCATCGACCCAGAAGCCATCGAGGTGGACATCAATTTCCAGCCAGATCCCACAGACCTGGTCCTGTCCAGTGTGCCGGGGGGAGAGCTGTTCAACCCGCGCAAACACAAGTTCTCTGATGAGGAGCTGAAACCGCAGCCTATGATCAAGAAGGCCAAGAAAGTGTTTGTTCCTGATGAGCAGAAG GATGACAAATACTGGTCCAGGAGAAAGAAGAACAACGTGGCAGCCAAGCGTTCTCGTGATGCGCGGCGGCTGAAGGAGAACCAGATCACGGTGCGCGCCTCCTTCCTGGAGCGGGAAAATGCGGCGCTGCGGCAGCAGGTGGCCGAACTGCGGAAGGACTGCGGCCGCTGCAAGAACATCCTGGTCCGGTATGAGGCTAAGTACGGCCCACTGTAA
- the tefb gene encoding TEF transcription factor, PAR bZIP family member b isoform X2: MSTANQIFFGDKSEVPDLLKSLADYPFSFPAFDDTEIEKEKLCSSEDVEGGGAVAVGAGGGSRGGGGGGGSGGVSASLTPAIWEKTIPYDGETFHLEYMDLDEFLLENGIPVTLEEEELQKTFASVMGKGKSIPKVTATATTTTPTTTPAADAASVSTSESSPSVSAAVTDPGPEETVTVTTLQPAKLEEEEEEEEEEEEEEEEEGQDDDSMCEEATAEVEVKQKKTERNTPSPIDPEAIEVDINFQPDPTDLVLSSVPGGELFNPRKHKFSDEELKPQPMIKKAKKVFVPDEQKDDKYWSRRKKNNVAAKRSRDARRLKENQITVRASFLERENAALRQQVAELRKDCGRCKNILVRYEAKYGPL; the protein is encoded by the exons ATGTCAACAGCTAACCAAATCTTCTTTGGGGATAAGAGCGAGGTTCCTGATCTCCTCAAGTCCTTGGCAGACTATCCCTTCTCCTTCCCTGCCTTCGATGACACCG AAATAGAGAAAGAGAAGCTGTGCTCATCTGAGGATGTGGAGGGAGGCGGGGCTGTGGCAGTCGGTGCTGGTGGAGGTTCaagaggaggaggcggtggtGGCGGCAGTGGAGGTGTATCAGCCTCCTTGACCCCAGCCATTTGGGAGAAGACCATTCCCTATGATGGAGAGACCTTCCACTTGGAGTACATGGACCTGGATGAGTTCCTCCTGGAGAACGGGATCCctgtcaccctggaggaggaggagctgcagaagaCTTTCGCCTCAGTGATGGGCAAAGGCAAATCCATCCCCAAGGTTACTGCCAcagctactactactactcctaCTACTACTCCTGCTGCTGATGCAGCTTCTGTCTCCACCTCAGAatcctccccctctgtctcgGCTGCTGTTACTGATCCAGGTCCAGAGGAAACGGTGACCGTCACTACATTACAACCAGCTAaactagaagaagaagaagaggaggaggaggaggaggaggaggaagaagaagaggaaggacaAGATGATGACTCTATGTGTGAGGAGGCAACAGCAGAAGTGGAagtcaaacaaaagaaaacag AACGTAACACTCCTTCCCCCATCGACCCAGAAGCCATCGAGGTGGACATCAATTTCCAGCCAGATCCCACAGACCTGGTCCTGTCCAGTGTGCCGGGGGGAGAGCTGTTCAACCCGCGCAAACACAAGTTCTCTGATGAGGAGCTGAAACCGCAGCCTATGATCAAGAAGGCCAAGAAAGTGTTTGTTCCTGATGAGCAGAAG GATGACAAATACTGGTCCAGGAGAAAGAAGAACAACGTGGCAGCCAAGCGTTCTCGTGATGCGCGGCGGCTGAAGGAGAACCAGATCACGGTGCGCGCCTCCTTCCTGGAGCGGGAAAATGCGGCGCTGCGGCAGCAGGTGGCCGAACTGCGGAAGGACTGCGGCCGCTGCAAGAACATCCTGGTCCGGTATGAGGCTAAGTACGGCCCACTGTAA